One window from the genome of Pseudanabaena yagii GIHE-NHR1 encodes:
- the ribBA gene encoding bifunctional 3,4-dihydroxy-2-butanone-4-phosphate synthase/GTP cyclohydrolase II: protein MTKFQFDSIPDALNDLKSGRLIVVVDDENRENEGDLIGAAQFATPEMVNFMAVKARGLICLAMTGDRLDRLDLPLMVDRNTDSQQTAFTVSIDAVEGTSTGISAEDRSRTIQAAINPNTRPNDLRRPGHVFPLRAKDGGVLKRAGHTEAAVDLAQMSGLYPAGVICEIQNDDGSMARLPELIEYAKLHNLKLISIADLISYRLEHDRFVKREAIASLPSLFGNFRVYGYRNTLDNTEHLAIVKGDLQDFPENEVLVRVHSECLTGDALGSLRCDCRGQLQSALKMIEFANWGVVVYLRQEGRGIGLINKIKAYSLQDGGLDTVEANEKLGFGADLRTYGVGAQILHDLGIKKMRLITNNPRKLAGLKGFDIEIVGRLPLLIETNEYNLRYLETKAEKLGHLLLQTKLVTLGIHWTTDKSTELLDQLREAAASNDLLLQEETSTAFASLFADADTQEVNKESEKDLANKFTIVHLGFDSSNEISDDWYAEPNHPYRQAIIRVLKHLKQWEQVKNFKFCVASNDAETPTGFAETINLGLAWHTPWLTDRIYEWFNFFHHGDDDLAILNK from the coding sequence TTGACAAAGTTTCAATTTGATTCCATTCCCGATGCCCTGAACGATCTCAAATCTGGTCGCCTCATCGTCGTTGTCGATGATGAAAACCGCGAAAATGAAGGCGATCTGATTGGTGCAGCCCAATTTGCCACACCTGAAATGGTGAACTTTATGGCAGTCAAGGCACGGGGTTTGATTTGTTTAGCGATGACAGGCGATCGCCTCGATCGCTTAGATTTACCCTTAATGGTCGATCGCAATACCGATAGCCAACAAACTGCCTTTACCGTGAGCATTGATGCGGTGGAAGGCACATCTACAGGTATTTCCGCCGAGGATCGCTCCCGCACCATTCAAGCAGCAATTAATCCTAATACTCGTCCTAATGATCTGCGTCGTCCGGGGCATGTTTTCCCCTTGAGAGCAAAGGATGGTGGTGTCCTCAAGCGGGCAGGACATACCGAAGCCGCAGTGGATCTAGCACAGATGTCAGGGCTATATCCCGCAGGTGTTATTTGTGAAATTCAGAATGATGATGGCTCGATGGCGCGGTTGCCTGAGCTAATCGAATATGCCAAGCTGCATAACCTTAAATTAATTAGCATTGCGGATTTAATCAGCTATCGTCTAGAACACGATCGCTTTGTAAAGCGTGAGGCGATCGCCAGTTTGCCATCGTTATTTGGTAATTTCCGCGTTTACGGTTATCGCAATACCCTAGATAACACCGAACATTTGGCGATCGTCAAAGGTGATTTACAGGATTTCCCAGAAAATGAAGTCCTAGTTCGTGTTCATTCCGAGTGTTTGACGGGTGATGCCCTCGGCTCCTTGCGTTGCGATTGTCGCGGACAGTTACAAAGCGCCTTGAAAATGATCGAGTTTGCCAATTGGGGAGTAGTTGTTTACCTGCGTCAGGAAGGTCGCGGCATCGGCTTGATTAATAAAATCAAGGCATATTCCCTCCAAGATGGGGGACTCGATACAGTTGAAGCCAATGAAAAACTGGGATTTGGCGCAGATCTGCGTACCTATGGTGTTGGGGCACAAATTCTGCATGATCTGGGTATCAAAAAGATGCGCTTGATTACCAACAATCCTCGCAAACTTGCAGGACTCAAAGGTTTTGATATTGAAATCGTGGGACGCTTGCCCCTCTTGATCGAAACCAATGAATATAATTTGCGCTATCTGGAAACTAAAGCCGAAAAACTAGGGCATTTGCTCTTACAAACAAAGCTTGTGACTTTAGGTATCCATTGGACAACCGACAAATCAACGGAATTGCTTGACCAATTGCGTGAAGCTGCTGCTAGTAACGATCTCCTTTTGCAGGAAGAAACTTCTACTGCCTTTGCAAGTTTGTTTGCGGATGCGGATACGCAAGAGGTAAATAAAGAGTCGGAGAAGGATCTAGCTAATAAGTTCACAATTGTGCATTTAGGCTTTGATAGCTCTAACGAAATTTCTGATGATTGGTATGCCGAGCCAAATCATCCCTATCGTCAGGCAATCATCCGTGTGCTAAAGCATCTCAAACAATGGGAACAGGTTAAAAACTTTAAATTTTGCGTAGCCAGTAATGATGCTGAAACACCCACAGGTTTTGCGGAAACAATTAACCTTGGCTTAGCATGGCATACACCTTGGCTCACGGATCGCATTTATGAGTGGTTTAACTTTTTCCACCACGGCGACGACGATCTTGCCATTCTAAATAAGTAA
- a CDS encoding S-layer homology domain-containing protein has product MTNQSRRSSTALLVAVSFIGSSVIPLISATSAFAQTTFNDVPPNYWAQPFIQELASRDILKGFPDGGFRPNDPVTRAQFAAILSKATNKAPVRGEVSFVDVSSNYWAATAIQKSYTTGFLSGYPGNVFEPSQNIPRVQILVSLANGLNYSASQAPETILQAYSDSSSIPNYARNSVAAATENRLVVNYPNVLFLNPNQTATRAEVAAFIYQALVKSGQVNAIASPYIVGQNGTTPPVQNQVRIPAGNTIAVQYSKDKILLGPDEKVPLTLTVSQNIANPQGVILIPSGTQVVGELRTVSGGAQFFASQLVFANGKQVAINGTSKVVTTTEKVDKGISVGKVVQNAALGAAAAAAISAVTGDRAIATEEVLGGAGIGTLLGLFLGRDSVTLASVNPNTDLTVTLNSDLLL; this is encoded by the coding sequence ATGACAAATCAATCTAGACGTTCTAGCACTGCATTACTTGTTGCTGTTAGTTTTATTGGTAGTTCTGTAATTCCTTTAATTAGTGCAACATCGGCATTTGCTCAGACTACGTTTAATGATGTACCTCCTAACTACTGGGCACAGCCTTTTATTCAAGAGCTAGCTTCCAGAGATATTCTTAAAGGTTTTCCTGATGGGGGATTTCGTCCAAATGATCCAGTCACAAGAGCGCAATTTGCAGCAATTTTGAGCAAAGCAACAAACAAAGCACCAGTTCGTGGGGAAGTAAGCTTCGTTGATGTTAGTTCCAACTATTGGGCAGCAACAGCCATTCAGAAATCATATACAACAGGCTTTTTGTCTGGTTATCCTGGTAACGTTTTCGAGCCTTCTCAAAATATTCCCCGTGTACAAATTCTAGTATCTCTAGCGAATGGACTAAATTATTCTGCTAGTCAAGCTCCTGAAACGATTTTGCAGGCTTATTCTGATTCGTCTAGCATTCCCAACTATGCCAGAAATAGCGTAGCAGCAGCAACGGAAAATCGTTTAGTAGTGAACTATCCCAATGTGCTGTTCTTAAATCCTAACCAAACTGCAACTAGAGCTGAAGTGGCAGCCTTTATTTATCAAGCTTTAGTGAAATCTGGTCAGGTAAATGCGATCGCCTCTCCCTATATCGTGGGACAAAATGGCACAACCCCACCAGTCCAAAATCAAGTCAGAATTCCCGCAGGCAATACCATTGCTGTGCAGTATTCCAAGGATAAGATCCTGTTAGGTCCTGATGAAAAGGTACCTTTGACTCTCACAGTTTCCCAAAATATTGCTAATCCTCAAGGGGTAATTTTGATTCCCTCAGGTACACAAGTGGTGGGTGAATTGAGGACTGTATCGGGAGGTGCTCAGTTCTTTGCAAGTCAACTTGTATTTGCCAATGGCAAGCAAGTAGCCATCAATGGCACTTCCAAAGTAGTGACTACCACTGAGAAAGTTGATAAGGGTATCAGCGTTGGCAAAGTTGTACAAAATGCTGCCCTCGGTGCTGCTGCCGCCGCCGCAATCTCAGCCGTAACTGGTGATCGGGCGATCGCTACTGAGGAAGTCCTTGGTGGTGCAGGTATTGGTACATTACTTGGTCTATTTTTAGGTCGTGATAGCGTGACTCTCGCTTCTGTGAATCCGAATACTGACCTAACAGTAACCTTGAATTCCGATCTACTCCTATAG
- a CDS encoding FIST signal transduction protein has protein sequence MFKVAVGHSNDPDSLEAIDEILEQCQQTLDGVIPQAGILFAAIDFDHSLILQRINETFPNIELIGGTTDGEVSSILEFQQDSLTLMLFCSDEIEIRASVGRNVSQAPVDIARQSVEEAKQQLTLPIKFCIVMMESLTTSTVSILQGLASVLGDLPIFGGATADQWQYQRTYQFYKNEVLSDAVTTLLFAGNILFSCGTASGWRPIGKRSIATKVDKNVIYEIDHKPALDFYHYYLNIDEPDAVYPLAVFPPNEDTFFLRGAIAYDKAIGSLTMSGDIPAGSIVQITDTSLEDVITASRVSFAEAKSHYTGQEPEAALFFSCAWRRQIMGTRANEEYQAIAGSLKNLPSSCGFYTYGEVAPLRQNGQAFFHNTTFVTLLLGNQ, from the coding sequence ATGTTTAAGGTTGCTGTTGGTCATAGTAACGATCCTGATAGCTTAGAAGCTATTGACGAAATATTAGAGCAATGTCAACAAACCCTTGATGGTGTAATACCTCAGGCAGGGATTTTATTTGCAGCGATCGATTTTGACCATAGCTTAATTCTGCAACGTATTAACGAGACTTTTCCCAATATTGAACTCATTGGTGGCACTACCGATGGCGAAGTCTCTTCCATTTTGGAATTTCAGCAGGATTCGTTGACCTTAATGCTCTTCTGCTCTGACGAAATCGAAATTCGTGCTTCTGTGGGGAGAAATGTCTCTCAAGCCCCTGTGGATATTGCCCGTCAATCAGTTGAAGAAGCTAAACAGCAACTCACTTTACCCATCAAGTTTTGCATTGTGATGATGGAAAGTCTCACAACTAGTACAGTTTCCATCTTGCAGGGTTTAGCTTCGGTTCTCGGTGATTTACCCATCTTTGGGGGAGCCACTGCCGATCAATGGCAGTACCAACGCACCTATCAATTCTATAAAAACGAAGTACTTAGTGATGCTGTTACCACATTACTGTTTGCAGGCAATATTCTGTTTTCCTGTGGTACTGCTAGTGGCTGGCGACCAATTGGTAAAAGAAGCATTGCAACGAAGGTTGATAAAAACGTTATCTATGAAATAGACCATAAACCTGCGCTCGATTTTTATCATTACTACCTAAATATTGATGAGCCTGATGCTGTCTATCCTTTAGCAGTATTTCCTCCGAATGAAGATACATTTTTTCTGCGGGGGGCGATCGCCTACGACAAAGCTATTGGCAGCCTCACTATGTCAGGTGATATTCCTGCAGGTTCTATAGTGCAAATTACTGACACCTCCCTCGAAGATGTAATCACTGCCTCACGAGTCTCATTTGCCGAAGCTAAATCCCATTACACAGGTCAAGAACCTGAGGCTGCCCTATTTTTCTCCTGTGCTTGGCGTAGACAAATTATGGGGACAAGAGCCAATGAAGAATATCAAGCGATCGCAGGTTCACTCAAAAATTTACCTAGCAGTTGTGGTTTTTATACCTATGGGGAAGTTGCGCCATTACGACAAAATGGTCAAGCCTTTTTCCACAACACCACTTTTGTCACGTTGCTACTTGGTAATCAGTAA
- the grpE gene encoding nucleotide exchange factor GrpE: MSDRTEILRQYMQLAGVSSFQLLSERTGVSRRAIDTLRKGNAKTLKYADLAKLAAILQIELTELIANFINYDSSTNDESVVSAIAALREEYQRLQQTLANQQQELRSQFERETLQQLESLLLQLPSAAYAAQQNPNMLAKNILPLLRPLDTLLQRWGITVIGAVGAEVAYDPQRHQLIEGNDEIAVGTPVIIRYIGYMQGEKLLYRARVAIKSTDAE, translated from the coding sequence ATGAGCGATCGCACGGAAATATTACGTCAATATATGCAACTAGCTGGAGTATCTAGCTTTCAGTTATTAAGTGAACGCACGGGGGTATCACGTCGGGCGATCGATACCCTACGGAAAGGGAATGCCAAAACATTAAAATATGCCGACCTAGCCAAGTTAGCGGCAATTTTGCAAATTGAACTGACCGAGTTGATTGCCAACTTTATTAATTATGATTCTTCTACTAATGATGAATCTGTTGTTTCTGCGATCGCTGCTTTACGTGAAGAATATCAACGCTTACAGCAAACGTTAGCAAATCAACAACAAGAATTGCGATCGCAATTTGAAAGGGAAACTCTTCAGCAATTGGAATCTCTGCTGCTGCAATTGCCATCGGCTGCCTATGCCGCCCAGCAAAATCCCAATATGCTGGCTAAAAATATCCTGCCTTTATTACGCCCTTTAGATACACTCTTACAAAGATGGGGCATCACGGTAATTGGTGCTGTTGGTGCAGAGGTTGCCTACGATCCACAAAGGCATCAATTGATAGAAGGTAATGATGAAATTGCGGTAGGCACTCCTGTGATCATCCGATACATTGGCTATATGCAAGGCGAGAAGTTATTGTATCGCGCTAGAGTCGCTATCAAAAGCACAGATGCCGAATAG
- a CDS encoding cytochrome b6-f complex subunit PetN, giving the protein MDILSFGWFSLLGMFTLSIAFVVWGRNGL; this is encoded by the coding sequence ATGGATATCTTGTCATTTGGTTGGTTTAGCTTACTTGGTATGTTCACCCTATCGATCGCTTTTGTTGTTTGGGGACGTAACGGTCTATAA
- a CDS encoding diguanylate cyclase domain-containing protein codes for MSFPNVSCSSKPHHSQIDIFPSSEDDDEITFSDEDDAVETPQNVGISQQELNIDQWKVIIADDEPDVHRATQLALRNLIFEGKPVVFFSAYSAEECKKLIADIHPDAALILLDVVMETNDAGLQLIRYIREQLNNHQIRIILRTGHPGEAPEESVIFNYDINDYKLKVELTRQNLLTTLLASLRAYRDITIIKQQKIKLAQTLANLREVQMQLKEYAYSLEKKIAERTSALESANRQLHRLAQMDGLTQVANRRGFDEYWLQQWTILQQERQPISLILLDVDYFKNYNDHYGHLAGDECLRQVAQGISQLLMRAQDLLARYGGEEFVVVLPHTSIEGAQKVAETIMNAIYDLNLPHVKSLVSDRITVSIGIACVVPNVNISMEMPISLADKALYQAKQEGRNRIVLAK; via the coding sequence ATGTCATTTCCCAATGTCTCATGTAGTTCTAAACCGCATCATAGCCAGATCGATATTTTTCCATCTAGCGAAGATGATGATGAAATTACCTTCAGTGATGAAGATGATGCTGTAGAGACACCACAAAATGTAGGTATTAGTCAACAAGAATTAAACATAGATCAGTGGAAAGTAATTATTGCCGATGATGAGCCTGACGTACATCGTGCAACCCAGCTAGCATTGAGAAATCTTATCTTTGAAGGTAAACCAGTAGTTTTCTTTTCCGCTTATTCGGCTGAAGAATGTAAAAAGTTAATTGCGGATATTCATCCTGATGCTGCCTTGATTTTACTAGATGTAGTCATGGAAACCAATGATGCAGGACTACAGTTAATCAGATATATCCGTGAACAGTTAAACAATCATCAAATTCGGATTATTCTACGGACGGGACATCCAGGCGAAGCTCCTGAGGAATCTGTAATCTTTAATTACGATATTAATGACTATAAGCTCAAGGTGGAGTTGACAAGGCAAAATCTGCTGACAACGCTCCTCGCATCCCTAAGAGCCTATCGAGATATCACCATCATAAAACAGCAAAAGATTAAACTCGCTCAGACACTTGCCAATTTGAGAGAAGTGCAAATGCAACTGAAAGAATATGCCTATTCTCTAGAAAAGAAAATTGCTGAGAGAACATCGGCTTTGGAGTCAGCAAATCGACAACTGCACCGACTCGCCCAAATGGATGGCTTAACTCAAGTTGCCAACCGTCGAGGCTTTGATGAGTATTGGCTACAACAGTGGACTATCCTGCAACAGGAGCGTCAACCCATATCATTAATCTTGCTGGATGTGGACTATTTTAAGAACTACAACGATCATTATGGTCATTTAGCGGGAGATGAATGTTTAAGACAGGTTGCCCAAGGAATTAGTCAATTGTTGATGCGTGCTCAAGACCTATTGGCACGTTATGGTGGTGAGGAGTTTGTCGTGGTATTGCCCCATACATCGATTGAAGGAGCACAGAAAGTAGCGGAGACAATTATGAATGCCATTTATGATCTCAATCTTCCTCATGTCAAATCCCTAGTCAGCGATCGCATTACGGTCAGTATTGGCATTGCTTGTGTTGTCCCTAATGTTAATATTTCGATGGAAATGCCTATTTCTTTAGCGGATAAGGCTTTATATCAAGCGAAACAGGAGGGGCGTAATCGGATTGTATTAGCGAAGTAA
- a CDS encoding DUF928 domain-containing protein, whose translation MSLSKKILIASVCSCLAVTSNSIVSPLWFLNSEAQAQSRRVIYVPPSSLDSPLTSAAGARRTSKGEFIALTPQAEINIPPIPQTISERPTIYFRIPKFRGSVTFRLDKDKDAALSTQGKVYDKKFEINNDEGIIAFKLPDDAPILEVGQIYIWRMKFSSLDLNLNQFATIEGSVRRILPSKQLTEELSKSSKAIDRAASFAKEGIWFDMLQVLAEAQTTVPSNAEVRKAWVEILKVAFKNQSIQSSTNSTTIPAPMQTSTTPDQQNQKPPIQELVIKANFVLQQSGVTHSNY comes from the coding sequence ATGTCTTTATCAAAAAAAATCTTAATAGCATCGGTTTGTTCTTGCTTAGCAGTTACCAGTAATAGCATCGTTTCACCCTTATGGTTCTTAAACTCTGAAGCTCAAGCTCAATCCCGCAGAGTAATATATGTTCCTCCAAGCAGTCTCGATTCTCCCCTCACTTCTGCAGCAGGAGCTAGACGTACTTCCAAAGGAGAATTCATCGCTTTGACACCACAGGCGGAAATCAATATTCCCCCAATTCCACAGACTATTTCTGAAAGACCTACGATTTATTTCCGAATTCCTAAATTTCGGGGATCAGTAACTTTCAGACTTGACAAGGATAAAGATGCGGCTTTATCAACACAGGGTAAAGTCTATGACAAGAAGTTTGAGATTAATAATGACGAAGGAATCATTGCATTTAAATTACCCGATGATGCGCCAATTCTAGAAGTTGGTCAAATATATATATGGCGTATGAAATTCAGTAGCCTCGATCTCAATCTCAATCAATTCGCAACCATTGAGGGATCAGTACGTCGGATTTTACCAAGCAAACAATTGACAGAAGAACTATCAAAATCATCCAAGGCAATAGATCGAGCTGCATCTTTTGCTAAAGAGGGGATTTGGTTTGATATGTTGCAAGTTTTAGCCGAAGCCCAAACGACTGTGCCTAGCAATGCAGAAGTGAGAAAAGCATGGGTTGAGATATTAAAAGTTGCGTTTAAAAACCAGAGTATTCAATCCTCAACGAATTCGACAACTATACCAGCGCCAATGCAAACATCAACCACTCCAGATCAACAAAATCAAAAGCCACCGATTCAAGAACTTGTTATTAAGGCTAATTTTGTCTTACAGCAATCAGGTGTGACACATTCTAATTATTAG
- a CDS encoding sensor histidine kinase → MEVEDDKLIIKRLEKENRILKKKLERSEIDRATLETTNRNKEALLKKVICDLQEYQSILEKKSSDLEQTLADLSLMQTKLVEVEKMAALGGLVAGVAHEINTPVGTSITLASTLRDETQLLMTLVESGCLKKSLLNHYLDVANEVSSLILSNLNRAGELVHSFKQVAVDQSNSEKRIFKVKEYIEEIMISISPQFKHNLHNVSITGDDSISIDSYPGALAQVITNFVNNSVLHAYLPNTSGNIHIHIQQQGDRTIIQYKDDGFGIDPQIFNKIFEPFFTTARDRGGTGLGLNVTYNLVTQKLQGSIDCESEIGKGTLFTVNLPNSIST, encoded by the coding sequence ATGGAAGTTGAAGATGACAAGCTGATCATTAAACGATTAGAGAAAGAGAATCGAATTCTCAAGAAGAAATTGGAGCGCTCAGAAATTGATCGTGCCACGCTAGAAACCACTAATCGGAATAAAGAAGCTTTGCTAAAAAAAGTGATTTGTGACTTACAAGAATATCAAAGTATTCTTGAGAAAAAAAGTAGTGATCTTGAGCAAACCTTAGCAGATTTATCATTAATGCAAACTAAATTAGTAGAAGTCGAAAAAATGGCGGCTTTGGGTGGTCTTGTAGCAGGAGTCGCTCATGAAATCAATACCCCTGTAGGTACAAGTATAACGCTTGCCTCCACCCTGAGGGATGAAACGCAATTGTTAATGACATTAGTAGAGTCTGGTTGTTTAAAAAAATCATTACTCAATCATTATTTAGACGTTGCTAATGAGGTAAGTAGTTTGATTTTAAGCAACTTAAATCGTGCAGGTGAATTAGTACATAGTTTTAAGCAAGTTGCGGTGGATCAGTCTAATTCTGAGAAAAGAATCTTTAAAGTTAAGGAATATATTGAGGAAATAATGATCAGCATTTCACCTCAATTTAAACATAATCTACATAACGTATCGATCACAGGTGATGACTCTATATCTATTGATAGCTACCCTGGTGCGCTAGCTCAAGTAATTACTAACTTTGTCAATAATTCTGTGCTTCATGCCTATTTGCCCAATACATCTGGCAATATTCATATTCATATTCAGCAGCAAGGCGATCGCACCATTATTCAATACAAAGATGATGGTTTTGGGATAGATCCGCAAATATTCAATAAAATATTTGAGCCATTTTTTACTACTGCTCGTGATAGAGGAGGTACAGGATTAGGTTTAAACGTTACCTATAACTTAGTCACTCAAAAACTTCAAGGAAGTATTGATTGTGAAAGTGAAATCGGAAAAGGTACACTATTTACAGTAAATTTGCCAAACTCTATAAGTACTTAG
- a CDS encoding CHASE2 domain-containing protein: MAGHFKNILWKWRGVAIATPAISLVVIGLRLIGALEPVELAMLDQFFRWRSPESTDSRIVIIGIDEADVRQYAWPIDDALLTQLLDKVRQQKPRAIGLDLARDKPVGTGYSQLASLFKSTPNLIGATKTADLVNSNFAIASSNIEPPPALPAEQIGAINILVDADGRVRRGLMALGLPDGKIATSFSLQLALLYLDGEKVVPFEQALSPPRLRMNDGGYSHADVGGHQFIINYRRSRQGFQIVRMADVLEGRVSPDLLRDRVVMIGVTAVSLRDWFFTPLDSGIGSTRISTSGIEVHSQIVSHILSSTLDGRSRILTWEKPWEWLWIVGWSLAGALLIWQWRNVKTQNRELRVLIGRSLSVLIVGGSLFATCFIAFAYGWWLPFAPAMIGFVGGGVIVTSYLALTAAQIRTYFSRYLTDAVVKSLLETPEGLKLGGDRRKVTILMCDLRGFSTISEKMPPEKVVEILNVFLGTMTEAITTYEGTIDEFIGDAILVLFGAPIHREDDAARAVASAIAMQLAMRSVNERLTQMGLPEIAMGIGINTGEVVAGNIGSQSRAKYAVVGNHVNLTARIESYTVGGQILISETTYNEIQEIVKTNGSMQVEPKGVSHPISIYDVCGIGGTYNLELPSINDSLQVLPMPIPVTYRILEEKHLGTDNFAGELRRLSPYGAEIFADQDVPVLSNLKIHLQVSFPNSLDDPTHKIDIEGEIYAKVLKHQHPNQAMFLDQSVSGDLVLENKLTISTIPKQRSRPVKQIYVHFTTVPDHLKAWLKWQTSI, from the coding sequence ATGGCTGGGCACTTCAAAAATATTCTATGGAAATGGCGTGGTGTGGCGATCGCTACACCAGCCATTTCCTTGGTTGTAATCGGATTACGCCTCATTGGAGCACTAGAGCCAGTTGAGTTAGCGATGCTCGATCAGTTTTTTCGATGGCGATCGCCTGAGTCTACAGATAGTCGAATTGTAATTATTGGCATTGATGAAGCCGATGTCCGTCAATATGCTTGGCCGATTGATGATGCTTTGCTGACTCAGTTATTAGACAAGGTACGACAACAAAAACCCCGTGCGATTGGTTTAGATCTTGCCCGTGATAAGCCCGTCGGTACTGGCTATTCACAATTAGCATCATTATTTAAAAGTACGCCAAACCTGATTGGGGCAACCAAAACCGCCGATTTAGTAAATTCTAATTTTGCGATCGCTAGTTCTAATATCGAGCCACCCCCAGCCCTTCCTGCTGAACAAATTGGTGCAATCAATATTCTTGTTGATGCTGATGGGAGAGTTCGGCGGGGATTAATGGCTTTAGGTTTGCCCGATGGCAAGATTGCCACTAGTTTTAGTTTGCAACTAGCTCTACTCTACCTTGATGGGGAAAAAGTAGTTCCCTTTGAGCAAGCCCTCAGTCCCCCTAGATTACGCATGAATGATGGTGGTTATAGCCATGCTGATGTGGGTGGACATCAATTTATCATTAACTATCGTAGATCGCGGCAAGGCTTTCAGATAGTGCGGATGGCGGATGTTCTCGAAGGAAGAGTTTCTCCCGATTTATTGCGCGATCGCGTCGTCATGATTGGAGTAACTGCGGTCAGTTTAAGAGACTGGTTTTTCACTCCCCTCGATAGTGGCATTGGCAGCACGCGCATTTCCACATCAGGAATCGAAGTTCACTCTCAAATAGTGAGCCATATTCTCAGTAGTACCCTTGACGGACGCTCAAGAATTCTCACTTGGGAAAAGCCTTGGGAATGGTTGTGGATTGTTGGTTGGTCTTTGGCGGGCGCACTTTTGATTTGGCAATGGCGCAATGTCAAGACCCAGAACCGTGAACTTCGGGTATTAATTGGGCGATCACTTAGCGTCTTGATCGTCGGTGGTAGCCTATTTGCAACTTGTTTTATAGCCTTTGCCTATGGTTGGTGGTTGCCCTTTGCACCTGCCATGATTGGCTTTGTGGGTGGAGGTGTGATTGTGACTAGCTATCTAGCGCTCACAGCAGCACAGATTCGGACTTACTTTAGTCGTTACTTAACTGATGCAGTCGTTAAGAGCTTACTAGAAACTCCTGAGGGTTTAAAACTGGGAGGCGATCGCCGCAAAGTCACAATTCTCATGTGTGACCTGCGAGGCTTCTCCACAATTTCCGAAAAGATGCCACCTGAAAAGGTAGTGGAAATCCTCAATGTATTTTTAGGAACGATGACGGAAGCGATCACTACCTATGAAGGCACAATTGATGAATTTATTGGTGACGCGATTTTAGTGCTGTTTGGTGCGCCCATTCATCGTGAGGATGATGCTGCTCGTGCGGTCGCCAGTGCGATCGCCATGCAACTCGCCATGCGATCGGTCAACGAAAGACTTACCCAGATGGGCTTACCCGAAATTGCTATGGGTATTGGCATTAACACAGGTGAAGTAGTCGCGGGGAATATTGGTTCCCAATCTCGCGCCAAATATGCCGTTGTTGGGAATCATGTCAATCTCACCGCAAGAATAGAATCCTATACCGTGGGTGGTCAGATCTTAATTTCGGAAACCACCTACAACGAAATACAGGAAATCGTCAAAACCAATGGCTCTATGCAGGTAGAGCCTAAGGGCGTATCTCACCCCATTTCCATTTATGATGTTTGCGGAATTGGCGGTACTTATAATCTAGAGCTTCCTTCTATTAATGATTCGCTCCAAGTATTACCCATGCCAATTCCCGTGACTTACCGCATTTTAGAAGAGAAGCATCTCGGCACAGATAACTTTGCAGGTGAACTACGAAGACTATCGCCCTATGGTGCAGAAATTTTTGCCGATCAGGATGTGCCTGTATTATCTAATCTCAAAATCCATCTTCAAGTTTCTTTCCCGAACTCCTTAGATGATCCTACTCACAAGATCGACATCGAAGGTGAAATCTATGCCAAAGTCCTAAAACATCAACACCCAAATCAGGCAATGTTCTTAGATCAGTCAGTTTCAGGGGATTTGGTATTAGAAAACAAGCTGACCATTTCCACAATTCCTAAACAGCGATCACGCCCCGTTAAGCAAATTTATGTGCATTTCACCACAGTTCCCGATCACCTCAAAGCATGGCTGAAATGGCAAACAAGTATATAG